A single region of the Brachypodium distachyon strain Bd21 chromosome 3, Brachypodium_distachyon_v3.0, whole genome shotgun sequence genome encodes:
- the LOC100840750 gene encoding RING-H2 finger protein ATL13 has product MSHRTMHSSAAFGYAAPSPLPLPLPYLPPPPPPPLLPPPPAPLLRLLPPPSPAALESAGFQSRISPSILLIILILAVIFFVSGLLHLLVRFLFRPAPRDPGDAESGGGGDATAFQGQLQQLFHLHDAGVDQTFIDALPVFLYGAVVGGGTKEPFDCAVCLCEFADDDRLRLLPKCSHAFHVECIDTWLLSHSTCPLCRRSLLADFSPCGGGCSPLVFVLESGGGGSEPGSVLSDRLDGAASSAHLSLVMGQQRDEGAHCCDQDHHQKQQQHADVESAKEKKKDDEVVVPVKLGKFRSSQATESSSGGNPDGQDVRRCYSMGTYEYVMDQSSLLRVSVKPATAKSTKRPAARMPLPGRRVAMSECDCHSKREGFDVPQPGKLSISKPAAAMGGMGKKESFSVSKIWMHGAARRKEDAPSGSSSRRASSFRLPSALLLQRAASDVGAGAGAPKRRADVVSPVTESEYNVSAWDKSSAADWDVESAAARLTSRADETPSFARRTIAWIRGHL; this is encoded by the coding sequence ATGAGCCACCGCACAATGCATTCTTCTGCCGCCTTCGGCTATGCAGCCCCGTCgcccctgccgctgccgctcccctacctcccgcccccgccgccgcctccattgctgccgccgcctcccgcgccattgctgcggctgctgccgccgccgtctccggcggCCCTCGAATCCGCGGGATTCCAGAGCAGGATCAGCCCCAGCATCCTTCTCATCATCCTGATTTTAGCcgtcatcttcttcgtctccggcctcctccacctgcTCGTCCGGTTCCTATTCCGCCCGGCGCCGCGCGACCCGGGAGACgccgagagcggcggcggcggggacgcgACCGCGTTCCAGGGGCAGCTCCAGCAGCTATTCCACCTCCACGACGCCGGTGTCGACCAGACCTTCATCGACGCGCTCCCCGTGTTCCTCTACGGCGCCGTGGTGGGCGGGGGGACGAAGGAGCCGTTCGACTGCGCGGTGTGCCTGTGCGAGTTCGCGGACGACGACCGGCTCCGGCTGCTCCCCAAGTGCAGCCACGCGTTCCACGTCGAGTGCATCGACACGTGGCTCCTCTCGCACTCCACGTGCCCgctctgccgccgcagcctcctcgccgacttctcgccctgcggcggcgggtgcaGCCCGCTCGTCTTCGTGCTcgagtccggcggcggcggctcggagCCGGGCTCCGTGCTGTCCGATCGGCTCGACGGGGCGGCGTCCTCTGCGCACCTCAGCCTCGTCATGGGTCAGCAGCGAGACGAAGGAGCGCATTGTTGTGACCAGGATCATCatcagaagcagcagcagcacgcggATGTCGAgtccgccaaggagaagaagaaggacgacgaggtggtcgTCCCCGTGAAGCTGGGCAAGTTCAGGAGCAGCCAGGCCACGGAAAGCTCCAGCGGCGGCAACCCCGACGGCCAGGACGTGAGGCGGTGCTACTCCATGGGCACCTACGAGTACGTCATGGACCAGAGCTCCCTGCTCCGCGTCTCCGTGAAACCCGCAACGGCCAAGTCGACgaagcggccggcggcgcggatgccgttgccgggccgCCGCGTCGCCATGTCCGAGTGCGACTGCCACTCCAAGCGCGAAGGCTTCGACGTGCCGCAGCCGGGCAAGCTCTCGATCTCgaagccggcggccgccatgggcGGCATGGGCAAGAAGGagagcttctccgtctccaaGATATGGATgcacggcgcggcgcggcgcaaGGAAGACGCCCCCTCAGGCTCGTCCTCGCGGCGCGCTTCGTCGTTCCGGCTGCCCTCggcgctgctcctccagcGCGCGGCGAGCGACGtcggggccggggccggggcgcCGAAGCGGCGAGCGGACGTGGTGAGCCCCGTCACGGAGTCCGAGTACAACGTGTCGGCGTGGGACAAGAGCAGCGCCGCGGACTGGGACGTcgagtccgccgccgcccggctgACCTCGAGGGCCGACGAGACGCCCTCGTTCGCGAGGCGCACGATAGCGTGGATCAGAGGCCACCTGTAA